The Metabacillus sediminilitoris genome window below encodes:
- a CDS encoding MmcQ/YjbR family DNA-binding protein, translated as MKNREEAIGYCIGLGNTYEDYPFRDKNWTLMRHIDNKKVFAWIFKKDGHIWINVKCEPGFLDYWRQIYNSVVPAFHLNKDHWNSIILDGTVPKEEIYEMIKQSYMLTKKSNSKVNFKK; from the coding sequence ATGAAAAATAGAGAGGAAGCTATCGGTTACTGTATAGGGCTGGGTAATACATATGAAGATTACCCATTTCGCGATAAGAATTGGACGTTAATGCGACATATAGATAACAAGAAAGTGTTTGCGTGGATATTTAAAAAAGATGGCCATATTTGGATTAATGTGAAATGCGAACCCGGTTTTTTGGATTATTGGCGTCAGATTTACAATTCGGTAGTTCCGGCATTTCATCTTAATAAGGACCATTGGAATTCGATAATTCTTGACGGTACTGTTCCAAAGGAAGAAATTTACGAAATGATAAAACAAAGCTATATGTTAACTAAAAAAAGTAATAGTAAAGTTAATTTCAAAAAGTGA
- the bla gene encoding class A beta-lactamase: MKSLSNIFGTSTFRKIMPVLFLSCATLVGCSNNIVHAELTKLKKQETATNHDFAKLEEKFDAKLGVFALDTGTNQTVTYHPDERFAYVSTHKALAVGALLQQKSIEDLNQRITYTREDLVNYNPITEKYVDTGMTLKELSDASLRYSDNTAGNLILKQLGGPAGFKKALEEIGDNVTNPERFEPDLNEVNPGETHDTSTPRALATSLQAFTLGDTLPTEKRELLIDWMKRNTTGDALIRAGVPKGWVVADKTGAGSYGTRNDIAIIWPSKGDPIVLAVLSSRDKKDADYNDELIAEATEEVIKALKVKNK; the protein is encoded by the coding sequence ATGAAATCATTGAGCAACATTTTTGGTACTTCCACATTCAGAAAAATTATGCCTGTACTATTTCTTTCATGTGCAACGCTTGTAGGTTGTTCAAACAATATCGTTCATGCTGAATTAACTAAACTCAAAAAACAAGAAACTGCCACTAATCATGATTTTGCTAAGCTTGAAGAAAAATTTGATGCTAAACTTGGTGTCTTCGCGTTGGATACTGGTACAAACCAAACAGTAACCTATCATCCAGATGAGCGTTTTGCTTATGTATCTACTCATAAGGCACTAGCTGTAGGAGCACTTTTACAACAGAAATCAATAGAAGACCTTAATCAAAGAATTACCTATACACGTGAGGATCTTGTTAATTATAATCCGATTACAGAAAAGTATGTTGATACGGGGATGACTCTTAAGGAGCTTTCTGATGCTTCTCTTCGATACAGTGACAATACTGCTGGAAACCTTATCCTTAAACAACTGGGGGGACCGGCTGGATTTAAAAAAGCACTGGAGGAAATTGGAGATAATGTTACAAACCCTGAGCGATTTGAGCCTGATTTAAATGAAGTTAATCCTGGTGAAACTCATGATACGAGTACACCAAGAGCACTTGCTACTAGTCTTCAGGCTTTTACATTGGGAGATACACTTCCAACTGAGAAACGTGAACTTTTAATAGATTGGATGAAGAGAAATACTACTGGAGATGCGTTAATTCGTGCTGGAGTGCCGAAAGGTTGGGTAGTTGCTGATAAAACTGGTGCAGGATCATATGGTACTCGAAATGACATTGCGATCATTTGGCCATCAAAAGGAGACCCTATTGTTCTTGCTGTACTTTCGAGTCGCGATAAAAAAGATGCTGATTATAACGACGAGCTTATTGCTGAGGCAACAGAAGAAGTAATTAAGGCCCTTAAAGTCAAAAATAAATAG
- a CDS encoding BlaR1 family beta-lactam sensor/signal transducer — protein sequence MFLTHFIIGLLVSSFSVTVILLIRKWFGRQLTAKWYYHLWMLLFMALALPFIPTDLYNFSSLFSGGDTYQTHAPSSNMEITGTDMMQGLHLIQDFSVSVNRADLSLLNMGVIGLWMSGMLIFTFTMVRGLLTLRKIKNYSSAFSNQEVLVLFEECKKRLQIKKSIKIVISKRVQSPMIFGLFQTYIVLPSQHKNWLSLKNYEYIFLHELNHYKNKDLLTNYVILFYQIIYWFNPLVWLAFREMRLDREIACDTSVLQLLDDNSFSEYGNTIINFLDLSKRSSKLQLVTQLNGSKLQIKKRIEQISAYKHSVKKSIRKSVFIYALASIILTIQLPFVSAFATENDRYYFNNDGAVYEDLHQFFKGYEGSFVLYDHNAQQYRIYNEEKSTLRVSPDSTYKIYSALFALESNVISPEESTLSWDGTEQPYDAWNMDQDVSSALQKSVNWYFQELDRRTGFETIQSNLQEINYGNSDVSGEYGEFWLESSLKISPVEQVQLLQDFYYNHLGYKEMHIKAVKEALLIEKNEEARLSGKTGTGAVNGKNINGWFIGYVETKNNTYFFATNIQNEDDSSGSKAREITLSILKDVGIYKENGGEKYGEKHS from the coding sequence ATGTTTTTAACTCATTTTATAATAGGTCTATTGGTGTCTTCATTTTCCGTTACTGTTATTCTACTTATACGAAAATGGTTTGGAAGACAATTAACAGCAAAATGGTACTATCATTTGTGGATGTTACTTTTTATGGCTTTAGCACTTCCATTCATACCTACTGATTTATATAATTTTAGTTCTCTCTTTAGCGGTGGGGATACATATCAGACTCATGCACCCAGCTCCAATATGGAAATAACCGGAACTGATATGATGCAGGGCCTACACCTAATACAAGACTTTTCTGTATCGGTCAATCGGGCGGACCTGTCCTTACTTAATATGGGAGTGATAGGTTTATGGATGTCAGGGATGCTTATATTTACCTTTACTATGGTTCGTGGATTGCTCACACTTAGAAAGATAAAGAATTATTCTTCTGCGTTTTCCAATCAAGAAGTTCTCGTGCTTTTCGAAGAATGCAAGAAAAGACTACAGATTAAAAAATCAATAAAGATTGTTATTTCGAAAAGAGTCCAATCTCCAATGATATTCGGACTTTTTCAAACATATATCGTCTTACCTTCTCAGCATAAAAACTGGCTTAGCTTGAAAAATTACGAGTATATCTTTCTTCATGAACTGAATCACTATAAAAACAAGGATTTGCTGACAAATTACGTGATATTGTTCTATCAAATCATTTATTGGTTTAATCCCCTTGTCTGGCTTGCTTTTAGAGAAATGAGATTGGATCGGGAAATCGCATGTGATACATCTGTTTTACAATTACTTGATGATAATTCATTTAGTGAATATGGAAATACAATCATTAATTTTTTGGATCTTTCAAAACGGTCAAGTAAGCTACAGTTAGTAACACAATTAAACGGTTCGAAGCTTCAAATCAAAAAACGAATTGAACAAATTTCTGCCTATAAGCATTCCGTAAAAAAATCAATAAGAAAAAGCGTCTTTATTTATGCGTTGGCCAGTATCATTTTGACAATCCAATTACCTTTCGTTTCCGCATTTGCGACGGAAAACGACCGCTACTATTTTAATAATGACGGAGCAGTTTATGAGGATTTACATCAATTCTTTAAAGGGTATGAAGGAAGCTTTGTTTTATATGATCATAATGCACAGCAATATCGCATTTATAATGAAGAGAAAAGTACGTTGCGGGTATCACCTGATTCCACATACAAAATCTATAGTGCCTTATTTGCACTAGAATCAAATGTGATATCACCCGAAGAATCCACCCTTTCATGGGATGGGACGGAGCAACCCTATGACGCTTGGAATATGGATCAGGATGTCTCATCTGCTTTACAAAAATCTGTAAACTGGTATTTCCAAGAATTAGATCGTAGAACAGGATTTGAAACAATACAATCCAATCTACAAGAGATAAACTATGGAAATTCCGATGTATCTGGGGAATATGGTGAATTCTGGCTTGAATCCTCATTAAAAATTTCTCCAGTCGAGCAAGTCCAACTGCTGCAAGACTTTTATTACAATCACTTGGGATATAAGGAAATGCATATCAAAGCTGTGAAGGAAGCACTACTCATAGAAAAGAATGAAGAAGCTCGCCTATCAGGAAAAACAGGCACAGGAGCAGTGAATGGAAAAAACATCAATGGTTGGTTTATCGGGTATGTAGAGACGAAGAACAATACTTATTTCTTTGCTACCAATATACAAAATGAAGATGATTCATCTGGAAGCAAGGCGAGAGAAATTACTTTATCAATTTTAAAAGATGTAGGAATCTATAAAGAAAATGGAGGGGAGAAATATGGAGAAAAACATTCCTAG
- a CDS encoding DUF6944 family repetitive protein → MDNELKALFGSWDQALGTIISAIGSTPSSRINETLQNNLSLLGNVMQATGNALLADTIRSFNLNKIGNEIQAIGNSMVIVGLLLYENNEEKNIELSIKGNLLQALGSSLSIPELLEKNKVSIDNLYSIYGALLQTIGNSLQAISGIINLKGQQANGVNFVGSWIQAIGAVIQALMQSKK, encoded by the coding sequence ATGGACAATGAACTTAAAGCATTATTTGGCTCATGGGATCAAGCACTAGGTACAATTATTTCTGCTATAGGTAGTACCCCTTCATCAAGAATTAACGAAACACTCCAAAACAATCTTTCATTATTAGGTAATGTCATGCAAGCTACTGGAAATGCACTTTTAGCAGATACTATACGAAGTTTTAATTTAAATAAAATTGGTAACGAAATACAAGCTATTGGAAACTCCATGGTTATTGTTGGCCTTCTTTTATACGAGAATAACGAAGAAAAAAATATAGAATTAAGTATAAAAGGAAATTTACTTCAAGCGCTAGGAAGCAGTCTGTCCATCCCTGAACTATTAGAAAAAAATAAAGTTTCCATTGATAATTTATATAGTATCTACGGGGCACTTTTACAAACAATTGGTAACTCACTACAGGCTATATCGGGCATTATTAATTTAAAAGGACAACAGGCAAACGGCGTTAATTTTGTTGGTAGTTGGATTCAAGCCATTGGTGCTGTTATCCAAGCTCTAATGCAAAGTAAAAAGTAA
- the blaI gene encoding penicillinase repressor BlaI — translation MEKNIPSISESEWEIMNVLWDKAPQTANDIIFSLQESTDWKPKTIRTLLDRLVQKDVVGVNKDLRVYTFYPLYTQEECQRAETESFINRIYGGTLKSMLVQFIQEDTLSDDDINELRFILNKKPKK, via the coding sequence ATGGAGAAAAACATTCCTAGTATATCAGAATCAGAATGGGAAATCATGAACGTGCTTTGGGATAAAGCCCCTCAAACAGCGAATGACATCATATTTTCCTTACAGGAGAGTACCGATTGGAAGCCGAAAACCATACGTACTCTTCTCGATCGATTGGTTCAAAAAGATGTAGTAGGTGTCAATAAAGATCTAAGAGTTTACACCTTTTACCCGCTCTATACACAGGAAGAGTGCCAGCGTGCCGAGACCGAATCATTTATCAACCGTATCTATGGAGGTACCCTGAAATCCATGCTTGTCCAATTCATTCAGGAAGATACCCTATCTGATGATGATATCAATGAACTACGCTTTATTTTAAATAAGAAACCTAAAAAGTAA